A genomic region of uncultured Roseibium sp. contains the following coding sequences:
- a CDS encoding DUF6638 family protein, with translation MMRLVKHGLMYGNLVEVTSPSMVNRYNRALEHLTGKRTALQEFHVDISGFSPEIGEELGDNLYLNPNGCNRQFILLNVAQKTAPLLNAHFSTSRSILRRFIDENEEQLFALSIRDAVVGELVNTVFSISSPLDLFDIRSIDVEADTVGGHVEAGDELTEKIDRFMSEPDGWWDDVLIAEMVELSRHTGDIIRTPIALEPQSFEQGNFYTSHYGGLYIFRSVKRTASISARKLDIVADLPVKHVLTLEDRREIASFLSRNKLAEPIAGAGKAHAESILRQKLDFIVIDAAANNNEDLSDVSRRDLRALKRRYHKDLPDAYHSLERYVRALSKGGRPPRLSYDDPAYFYLLRSANHRDKQLVNMLLAQLTPLDFRQLFICHKDAFYAHYQDWSEAKKTYAAQFLAEEYVVDKVGTRTELFGPEPGMNEDTDPADYGFGRNMGPWGAIPRYRDDDDDDDDDDEDDDD, from the coding sequence ATGATGAGGCTGGTCAAACACGGGCTGATGTACGGCAACCTCGTGGAAGTGACGTCCCCCTCCATGGTGAACCGCTACAATCGCGCGCTTGAGCATCTGACCGGCAAGCGAACGGCCTTGCAGGAATTCCATGTCGACATATCGGGCTTTTCGCCGGAGATCGGGGAAGAACTCGGCGACAATCTGTATCTCAACCCGAACGGATGCAATCGCCAGTTCATTCTCCTGAATGTCGCCCAGAAGACCGCCCCGCTTCTCAATGCCCATTTCTCGACATCCCGGTCGATCCTCAGACGGTTCATCGACGAAAATGAAGAGCAGCTGTTCGCGCTGTCCATTCGCGATGCTGTGGTCGGCGAACTCGTCAACACGGTGTTTTCGATCAGCTCGCCGCTCGATCTGTTCGACATCCGCTCGATCGACGTGGAAGCGGACACGGTTGGCGGACATGTCGAGGCAGGCGACGAACTCACGGAGAAGATCGACCGGTTCATGAGCGAACCGGACGGGTGGTGGGATGATGTCCTGATCGCCGAGATGGTAGAACTTTCCAGGCACACGGGCGATATCATCCGGACACCGATTGCGCTCGAACCGCAAAGCTTCGAGCAAGGCAACTTCTACACGTCTCACTATGGTGGGCTTTACATTTTCCGATCCGTCAAGCGGACGGCATCCATCTCGGCAAGAAAACTCGACATAGTTGCCGACCTGCCGGTCAAGCACGTTCTGACCCTTGAAGACAGGCGCGAGATTGCCTCTTTTCTGTCCCGGAACAAGCTTGCCGAACCCATCGCCGGTGCGGGCAAGGCGCATGCCGAAAGCATCCTGAGACAAAAGCTCGATTTCATCGTCATCGATGCGGCGGCAAACAACAACGAGGATCTGTCCGACGTTTCGCGGCGCGACCTGCGCGCCCTCAAACGCCGCTATCACAAGGACCTGCCCGACGCCTATCACTCCCTTGAGCGCTATGTCCGCGCCCTGTCGAAAGGCGGCAGGCCACCGCGCCTCAGCTATGACGATCCTGCCTATTTCTATTTGCTGCGGTCGGCGAACCATCGCGACAAGCAACTTGTCAACATGCTGCTGGCGCAGCTGACGCCGCTTGACTTCCGCCAGCTCTTTATCTGTCACAAGGATGCGTTCTATGCTCACTACCAGGACTGGAGCGAAGCAAAGAAAACCTACGCGGCACAGTTCCTTGCCGAAGAATATGTCGTCGACAAGGTCGGAACGCGCACCGAACTGTTCGGTCCGGAACCCGGAATGAACGAAGACACCGATCCCGCGGATTACGGCTTCGGCAGGAACATGGGGCCCTGGGGTGCCATCCCGCGGTATCGCGACGATGACGACGACGATGATGATGACGACGAGGACGACGACGACTGA
- a CDS encoding ATP-binding protein, whose protein sequence is MTVSNDLMELKEDKILEKYAAAEALISGFDHTPRIAAKREPDVVRERSPGLGTRRRFRSTTPGLVTRSTARPEGVQLAERVLESDDDALTTPLQASVLRALRRSLSVAQVMSDQYGEQTGLSDLKRANLAGTLDASQKDRFQQLLSASALISLHVFANMMDFLLSGIAADTEESEIQCGEVEEILLDNDQLALHGALWELDQEIASASIDTDAQLVSLIMSYCEQLMEKVTLRAEGVELLQSFSDARYRVEADNFEITGFTPAARARATSLAMAFKKPEEVVGNHIAKYQAMKLAKMLMAYDFDRKLNPFAELGGFIFTFMGDGKPGTGKTTLIQMMAGLINDYCTNAGYVFRYQNLSTDSIDSYQGKSAQNAKSFIRNVTDPNVIGFGTIDDIDQLAGKRGDRQSSAGQLEITAVLMESFAGANTVVRGNCTFGMFSNYPENVDDALRQRAGARFLVDGPQTREDYIDILYLLMGKNHSIPVGDHDLFEAQVIQKAVAASYESHARPKEDALIKVFEKVSGGIGDLDTIAKIGAYLKAIQEADERFTGRAIKNITDAVKVRAMDFELPDEWMENPDLFLLKNYETKKNMIADLAQPITVDMVIQEINRYADSEFRYADKSDEVAIDNAVRDMQRMEEAKRRYMEQSRT, encoded by the coding sequence GTGACCGTTTCCAACGACCTTATGGAACTGAAGGAAGACAAGATCCTCGAGAAATATGCCGCTGCAGAAGCGCTGATCTCGGGTTTCGACCACACGCCGCGCATTGCCGCGAAGCGCGAACCGGATGTCGTCCGGGAGCGCTCGCCGGGTCTCGGCACACGGCGGCGTTTCCGGTCGACCACACCCGGCCTTGTCACCCGATCCACGGCCCGGCCTGAAGGCGTGCAACTGGCCGAACGTGTTCTTGAAAGCGACGACGATGCGCTGACCACACCTTTGCAGGCAAGCGTCCTGCGGGCCCTGCGCCGGTCCCTGTCCGTCGCGCAGGTGATGTCGGATCAGTACGGGGAACAGACCGGGCTCTCCGATCTGAAGCGGGCCAATCTGGCCGGCACGCTGGACGCGTCCCAGAAAGACAGGTTCCAGCAGCTGCTTTCGGCGTCGGCCCTGATTTCACTGCACGTCTTTGCCAACATGATGGACTTCCTGCTGTCCGGCATCGCCGCCGACACGGAAGAGAGTGAAATCCAGTGCGGCGAGGTCGAGGAAATTCTGCTCGACAACGATCAGCTGGCGCTGCACGGCGCGCTCTGGGAACTCGACCAGGAGATCGCGTCTGCTTCGATCGATACCGATGCGCAGCTGGTCAGCCTTATCATGTCCTACTGTGAACAGCTGATGGAGAAGGTCACACTCCGGGCCGAAGGTGTGGAGCTGCTGCAGTCCTTTTCCGACGCCCGCTACCGGGTCGAGGCCGACAATTTCGAAATCACCGGGTTCACGCCCGCCGCCCGCGCCCGCGCGACATCGCTGGCAATGGCCTTCAAGAAGCCGGAAGAAGTCGTCGGCAACCACATTGCCAAGTACCAGGCCATGAAGCTCGCCAAGATGCTGATGGCCTACGACTTCGACCGCAAGCTCAACCCGTTTGCGGAGCTCGGCGGGTTCATCTTCACCTTCATGGGCGATGGCAAACCCGGAACCGGCAAGACCACGCTCATCCAGATGATGGCGGGCCTGATCAACGACTACTGCACCAATGCCGGATACGTCTTCCGCTATCAGAACCTGTCGACGGACAGCATCGACAGCTATCAGGGCAAGTCCGCGCAGAATGCGAAATCCTTTATCAGGAACGTGACGGATCCCAATGTCATCGGCTTCGGCACGATCGACGATATCGATCAGCTCGCGGGCAAGCGCGGTGACCGGCAGTCCTCGGCGGGGCAACTGGAAATCACCGCGGTCCTGATGGAAAGTTTTGCAGGCGCCAACACCGTTGTGCGCGGCAACTGCACCTTCGGCATGTTTTCCAATTACCCGGAGAATGTCGACGATGCCCTGCGCCAGCGGGCGGGCGCCCGTTTCCTCGTCGACGGTCCGCAGACCCGCGAGGACTATATCGACATACTTTACCTGCTGATGGGCAAGAACCACTCCATTCCCGTCGGTGATCACGATCTCTTCGAGGCGCAGGTGATCCAGAAGGCCGTCGCCGCCTCCTACGAAAGCCACGCGAGGCCGAAGGAAGACGCGCTGATCAAGGTCTTCGAAAAGGTCAGCGGCGGGATCGGCGACCTCGACACGATCGCCAAGATCGGCGCCTACCTGAAGGCGATCCAGGAAGCCGACGAACGGTTCACCGGACGGGCAATCAAGAACATCACCGACGCCGTCAAGGTGCGGGCCATGGATTTCGAACTGCCCGATGAATGGATGGAAAACCCCGACCTGTTCCTCTTGAAGAACTACGAGACCAAGAAGAACATGATCGCCGACCTGGCGCAGCCGATCACGGTCGATATGGTGATCCAGGAAATCAACCGCTACGCCGACAGCGAATTCCGTTACGCCGACAAGTCGGACGAGGTCGCGATCGACAATGCGGTCCGCGACATGCAGCGCATGGAAGAAGCCAAGCGCCGTTACATGGAACAGTCACGCACATGA
- a CDS encoding LacI family DNA-binding transcriptional regulator, with amino-acid sequence MTERKIRNMEEFASVSGISRPTVSKYFNDPESVRQSTRERIEQALERYDFRPNIFAINQNRRLTKNVGIVVPYLADPFFAEIARNIEHRCLDAGYWPILFSAHGQQTLENDILNSLRSLKPAGVLLAPLGRASDRSSIEKFCRDVPTVLFDSNLDGIGAAFVGSDNFSFVSQTVEYLTRSGEPPCFFEMKTPANPNANKRRIAYIEVMERLGLEPHVVRVDGEGWAFEEIGHEGAMRILEVHGFPTDTVLCSNDRLAIGLLSACYEKGLRVGRGEGCALRVASHDDHPFSRFTCPSLTTAAHDYDSVANNAFSTLMELIEAGGTFSDRQETLFAARLILRASA; translated from the coding sequence ATGACGGAACGCAAAATCAGGAATATGGAAGAATTTGCTTCCGTCAGCGGCATCTCGAGGCCGACCGTTTCGAAGTATTTCAACGACCCGGAAAGCGTGAGGCAGTCGACCAGAGAACGGATCGAGCAGGCACTCGAACGCTACGACTTCCGCCCCAACATATTCGCAATCAACCAGAATCGCCGCCTGACCAAGAACGTCGGCATCGTCGTGCCCTACCTGGCCGACCCGTTTTTCGCGGAAATCGCGCGAAACATCGAACACCGCTGTCTGGACGCCGGCTACTGGCCCATTCTGTTCAGCGCCCACGGTCAGCAGACGCTGGAAAACGACATCCTCAACAGCCTGCGCTCCCTGAAACCGGCCGGCGTGCTGCTGGCACCGCTCGGCCGCGCATCGGACCGAAGCTCCATCGAAAAGTTCTGCAGGGATGTTCCGACCGTCCTGTTCGACAGTAATCTGGACGGCATCGGCGCGGCCTTTGTCGGCTCCGACAATTTCAGTTTTGTGTCGCAGACCGTGGAATACCTGACCCGGTCCGGCGAGCCGCCGTGCTTTTTCGAGATGAAGACGCCCGCCAACCCGAACGCGAACAAACGCCGGATCGCCTATATCGAGGTCATGGAGCGGCTCGGTCTTGAACCCCACGTCGTGCGGGTCGACGGCGAAGGTTGGGCGTTTGAGGAAATAGGCCACGAAGGCGCCATGCGCATTCTGGAAGTGCACGGCTTCCCGACCGACACCGTCCTGTGCAGCAACGACCGTCTGGCGATCGGGCTTCTGTCGGCGTGTTACGAAAAGGGGCTCCGCGTCGGCCGTGGCGAAGGCTGCGCCCTGCGCGTTGCCTCGCATGATGACCACCCTTTTTCCCGCTTCACCTGCCCTTCTTTGACCACAGCCGCACATGATTATGACTCGGTCGCAAACAATGCATTCAGCACCCTGATGGAGCTGATCGAGGCCGGCGGGACATTCAGCGATCGCCAGGAAACCCTTTTCGCAGCAAGACTTATACTACGCGCGTCCGCCTAA
- a CDS encoding sugar ABC transporter substrate-binding protein, translated as MSLKNALRAVTALTLITATSAFADTITIATVNNGDMIRMQGLTEDFTKKTGHEVEWVTLEENVLRQRVTQDVAAKGGQFDIMTIGMYETPIWAANEWLVSLADLPASYDADDILPAMRAGLSHDGTLYAAPFYGESSMIMYRTDLMEKAGVTMPDAPTWSDVEAAAKAMTDKDNEIYGVCLRGKAGWGENMAFITTVANSFGARWFDENWKPQLDTPEWKAAVTFYNDLLNNYGPPGASTNGFNENLALFQQGKCGMWIDATVAASFVTNPNDSTVADSVGFALAPNKEGVDKRANWLWAWALAIPAGTQKEAAAKQFIEWATSKEYIELVASKEGWANVPPGARTSLYQNPEYQKVPFAAMTLESINAANPDSPTVQPVPYVGIQYVAIPEWAGIGTAAGQEFSAMVAGQQTVEEALSKAQANTAEEMEAAGY; from the coding sequence ATGTCGTTGAAGAACGCATTACGTGCGGTCACCGCACTTACTTTGATTACTGCCACCAGCGCCTTTGCTGACACGATCACCATTGCCACCGTGAACAACGGTGACATGATCCGCATGCAGGGCCTGACGGAAGATTTCACCAAGAAAACCGGACATGAAGTCGAGTGGGTTACACTCGAAGAGAACGTGCTGCGCCAGCGCGTTACCCAGGACGTTGCCGCCAAGGGCGGTCAGTTCGACATCATGACCATCGGCATGTACGAAACGCCGATCTGGGCTGCCAACGAATGGCTCGTGTCTCTCGCCGATCTGCCGGCAAGTTACGACGCCGATGACATCCTGCCGGCCATGCGCGCCGGTCTCAGCCACGACGGTACGCTTTACGCGGCTCCGTTCTACGGCGAGTCCTCGATGATCATGTATCGCACGGACCTGATGGAAAAAGCCGGCGTGACGATGCCGGACGCACCGACCTGGAGCGACGTTGAAGCCGCAGCCAAGGCAATGACCGACAAGGACAACGAGATCTACGGCGTTTGTCTGCGCGGCAAGGCCGGCTGGGGTGAGAACATGGCGTTCATCACCACCGTTGCCAATTCCTTCGGCGCACGCTGGTTCGACGAAAACTGGAAGCCCCAGCTCGACACGCCGGAGTGGAAGGCCGCTGTCACGTTCTACAACGACCTTCTGAACAACTATGGCCCTCCGGGCGCATCGACCAACGGCTTCAATGAAAACCTTGCGCTGTTCCAGCAGGGCAAATGCGGCATGTGGATCGACGCAACGGTTGCGGCATCCTTCGTGACCAACCCGAACGACTCCACCGTTGCCGACAGCGTCGGCTTCGCGCTGGCGCCGAACAAGGAAGGCGTCGACAAGCGTGCAAACTGGCTCTGGGCCTGGGCGCTCGCAATTCCGGCCGGTACCCAGAAGGAAGCTGCTGCCAAGCAGTTCATCGAATGGGCGACCTCCAAGGAATACATCGAACTGGTGGCTTCCAAGGAAGGCTGGGCAAACGTGCCTCCGGGCGCACGGACCTCTCTCTACCAGAACCCTGAGTACCAGAAGGTCCCGTTTGCCGCGATGACACTGGAAAGCATCAACGCCGCCAACCCTGACAGCCCGACCGTCCAGCCGGTCCCCTATGTCGGCATCCAGTATGTCGCAATCCCGGAATGGGCAGGTATCGGCACGGCTGCCGGACAGGAGTTCTCCGCAATGGTCGCTGGTCAGCAGACCGTCGAGGAAGCTCTGTCGAAAGCTCAGGCGAACACCGCCGAGGAAATGGAAGCCGCAGGCTACTAA
- a CDS encoding DUF1523 family protein — translation MKYIKWIVGIPLVLVIVLFAHYTLPGRDVVRIVGTDVKRMDIGSSSLFWAAPDAGTNPNWTRDVRFINAVWPNGEPRVYRNEDTEWRWPPYLKFNSSNVTAQAQDLAKKDGEVWVAVTHYGWRIQLFTIFPNIISIQEVSGPNTFLIPWFNIISFLVLAAIAYMVFRVVQAFKRRQIDPVVENIDGFMDDVGENAEQARARAEKHATAATSGFRRWLKRWFG, via the coding sequence ATGAAGTACATTAAATGGATCGTCGGCATTCCCCTGGTGCTCGTAATTGTCCTGTTTGCGCATTACACGCTTCCGGGGCGCGATGTCGTGCGCATTGTCGGCACGGACGTCAAGCGCATGGATATCGGCTCGTCGTCGCTCTTCTGGGCCGCGCCGGATGCCGGAACGAACCCGAACTGGACGCGCGACGTCCGTTTCATAAACGCCGTCTGGCCGAACGGTGAGCCCAGGGTCTATCGCAACGAGGACACCGAATGGCGCTGGCCGCCATACCTCAAGTTCAACAGCTCCAACGTCACCGCTCAGGCACAGGACCTTGCGAAGAAGGACGGGGAAGTCTGGGTTGCGGTCACGCACTACGGCTGGCGGATCCAGCTGTTCACGATCTTTCCGAACATCATCAGCATTCAGGAAGTGTCGGGTCCGAACACGTTCCTGATCCCCTGGTTCAACATCATCTCCTTTCTGGTCCTGGCGGCCATCGCCTATATGGTGTTCCGTGTCGTTCAGGCTTTCAAGCGCAGGCAGATCGATCCGGTTGTTGAAAACATCGACGGCTTCATGGATGATGTCGGCGAAAACGCGGAACAGGCGCGCGCCCGGGCGGAAAAACACGCGACCGCGGCCACATCAGGCTTCCGCCGCTGGCTCAAACGCTGGTTCGGCTGA